From the Hydrogenothermus marinus genome, one window contains:
- the rplE gene encoding 50S ribosomal protein L5 has product MTVSTYTPILKEKYEKEVAPKLMERFGYKSPMEIPKIKKIVVNMGVGEATQDIKQLDRAVEDLTLITGQKPEIRRAKKSEAGFKLRKGLPVGARVTLRKERMWDFLYKLIAVALPRVRDFRGLNPRSFDGRGNYAFGIKEQIIFPEIDYDKVDRIRGMDIIIETSAKTDEEAKYLLALLGLPIRGS; this is encoded by the coding sequence ATGACTGTTAGTACTTATACACCAATTTTAAAAGAAAAATATGAAAAAGAAGTTGCTCCTAAATTAATGGAAAGATTTGGATATAAATCACCAATGGAAATTCCAAAAATAAAGAAAATAGTAGTAAATATGGGTGTAGGAGAAGCTACCCAAGATATAAAACAGCTTGATAGAGCTGTGGAAGATTTAACATTAATAACAGGTCAAAAACCAGAAATTAGAAGAGCAAAAAAATCAGAAGCAGGATTTAAATTAAGAAAAGGTCTTCCAGTAGGAGCAAGGGTTACACTTAGAAAAGAAAGAATGTGGGACTTTTTATATAAATTAATAGCTGTTGCTCTTCCAAGGGTTAGAGATTTTAGAGGATTAAATCCAAGATCTTTTGATGGAAGAGGAAATTATGCATTTGGAATAAAAGAACAAATTATATTCCCTGAAATTGATTATGACAAAGTAGATAGAATTAGAGGAATGGATATTATTATAGAAACATCAGCAAAAACTGATGAGGAAGCTAAATATTTACTTGCATTACTTGGGCTTCCTATCAGAGGATCATAA
- the rpsS gene encoding 30S ribosomal protein S19, with amino-acid sequence MGYKGKWNERNKNPYVNEKILKKIRKMNETGERKVIKVWDRACTITEEMVGHTIAVYNGMKFIPVYIQPEMVGHKLGEFSLTRTFRGHPDKSAKAIKKK; translated from the coding sequence ATGGGATACAAAGGAAAATGGAATGAAAGAAATAAAAATCCTTATGTAAATGAAAAAATACTTAAAAAAATAAGAAAAATGAATGAAACTGGAGAAAGAAAAGTAATAAAAGTATGGGATAGAGCTTGTACTATTACAGAAGAAATGGTTGGCCATACAATAGCTGTTTATAATGGTATGAAATTTATTCCAGTATATATACAACCTGAAATGGTTGGCCATAAACTTGGAGAATTTTCTTTAACAAGAACTTTTAGAGGCCATCCTGATAAATCTGCAAAAGCAATAAAGAAAAAATAA
- the rpsQ gene encoding 30S ribosomal protein S17, protein MSTVKTRRKELVGTVVSDKMDKTIVVLVERQFPHPLYGKRIKKSKRYYAHDPENKAKIGDVVRIRESRPLSKLKRWTLVEIISSTKNDS, encoded by the coding sequence ATGTCTACTGTTAAGACAAGAAGAAAGGAACTGGTAGGGACTGTAGTTAGTGATAAAATGGATAAAACAATTGTTGTTCTTGTAGAAAGACAGTTTCCTCATCCTTTATATGGAAAAAGAATAAAAAAATCTAAAAGATATTATGCACACGATCCTGAAAATAAAGCAAAAATTGGAGATGTAGTAAGAATCAGAGAAAGCAGACCTTTATCTAAATTAAAAAGATGGACTCTTGTTGAGATTATCTCTTCTACAAAAAATGATTCTTGA
- the rplP gene encoding 50S ribosomal protein L16, with amino-acid sequence MSLLQPKKIKWRKPQRGRMKGKASRRNKVAFGEYGLQALEPCWLTSRQIEAARIAIVREAKKGAKVWIRAFPHKAVTRKPAETRMGKGKGDLDHFVSVVKPGHILFELSGVPEDVAAEAFRKAGHKLPIKTRLVKAEGV; translated from the coding sequence ATGTCCCTTTTACAACCTAAAAAGATAAAATGGAGAAAGCCTCAAAGAGGCAGAATGAAAGGAAAAGCTTCAAGAAGAAATAAAGTAGCATTTGGAGAATATGGACTTCAAGCTTTAGAGCCTTGCTGGCTTACTTCAAGACAAATAGAAGCTGCTCGTATTGCTATTGTAAGAGAAGCTAAAAAAGGTGCTAAAGTTTGGATAAGAGCATTTCCTCATAAAGCAGTTACAAGAAAACCTGCAGAAACCAGAATGGGTAAAGGAAAAGGTGATTTAGACCATTTTGTTTCAGTAGTTAAACCTGGACATATACTATTTGAACTTTCAGGGGTACCTGAAGATGTTGCTGCAGAAGCTTTCAGAAAAGCAGGTCATAAATTACCAATAAAAACAAGACTTGTAAAAGCAGAAGGGGTGTAA
- a CDS encoding type Z 30S ribosomal protein S14, with the protein MARKALWAKSFLKEPKYKTRKHSRCPLCGRPRGYIRQFNMCRICFRELAYKGEIPGVKKASW; encoded by the coding sequence ATGGCAAGAAAAGCATTATGGGCAAAATCTTTTTTAAAAGAGCCTAAATACAAAACAAGAAAACACTCAAGATGTCCTCTTTGTGGAAGACCAAGAGGTTATATCAGACAGTTTAATATGTGTAGAATATGTTTTAGAGAATTAGCTTACAAGGGAGAAATCCCTGGTGTAAAAAAGGCAAGCTGGTAA
- the rpsC gene encoding 30S ribosomal protein S3 → MGQKVHPVGLRLGITSDWQSKWYTDKKNYSKTLHEDIKIRKFIKEKYKAAGISKIQIERLGEKLRVKILAARPGIVIGRKGAEVEELNKVLSLLTDAKEVTVNVDEVKNPEIDAQLVAEDIALQLERRVSHRRAMKRAIFNAMKAGAKGIKTQVGGRIGGIDLARKEWILEGRMPLQTLRAIIDYGYARAYTKYGILGVKVWIYKGDKLEAQKEEVLNKIEEELHT, encoded by the coding sequence TTGGGTCAAAAAGTACATCCAGTTGGATTAAGATTAGGAATTACATCTGATTGGCAATCAAAATGGTATACAGACAAAAAAAATTATTCTAAGACTCTTCATGAAGATATAAAAATAAGAAAATTCATTAAAGAAAAATATAAGGCTGCTGGTATATCTAAAATACAAATAGAAAGGCTTGGAGAAAAATTAAGAGTAAAAATTCTTGCAGCAAGACCTGGTATCGTTATTGGTAGAAAAGGTGCTGAAGTTGAAGAACTTAACAAAGTGCTTTCTCTTTTAACAGATGCAAAGGAAGTTACAGTAAATGTAGATGAAGTTAAAAATCCAGAAATAGATGCTCAGCTTGTAGCGGAAGATATAGCTTTACAACTTGAAAGAAGGGTATCCCATAGAAGAGCAATGAAAAGAGCTATATTTAATGCAATGAAGGCAGGTGCAAAAGGAATTAAAACTCAAGTTGGTGGAAGAATAGGTGGTATTGATTTAGCAAGAAAAGAATGGATACTTGAAGGAAGAATGCCTCTTCAAACTTTAAGAGCTATTATTGATTATGGATATGCAAGGGCATATACAAAATATGGAATTCTTGGTGTTAAAGTTTGGATTTACAAAGGAGATAAATTAGAAGCTCAAAAAGAAGAAGTACTTAACAAAATAGAAGAAGAACTTCATACTTAA
- the rpmC gene encoding 50S ribosomal protein L29, which produces MKAKELRNLTNEELKDKLIELKKKLMQLRFQNTIGGLEKPSEIRETKRTIARILTILKEREKSEVK; this is translated from the coding sequence ATGAAAGCGAAAGAACTTAGAAATTTAACAAATGAAGAGCTCAAAGATAAGTTAATAGAATTAAAGAAAAAATTAATGCAATTAAGGTTTCAAAATACAATTGGTGGATTGGAAAAACCATCAGAAATTAGAGAAACTAAAAGAACTATAGCTAGAATTCTCACAATTCTCAAAGAAAGAGAAAAATCGGAGGTTAAATAA
- the rplX gene encoding 50S ribosomal protein L24: MVKTKLKTGDNVIVITGKEKGKTGKIKKVLRRPNRVMVIVEGINIGKKHLKHIENVQEGGIVEIERPIDISNVALIDPKTGQPTRVGYKIIEEGNVIKKVRVAKKSGEIIDTVWEKTK; the protein is encoded by the coding sequence ATGGTAAAAACTAAATTAAAAACTGGTGATAATGTTATTGTAATTACTGGCAAAGAAAAAGGAAAAACAGGAAAAATTAAAAAAGTTTTAAGAAGACCTAATAGAGTGATGGTAATTGTTGAAGGTATAAACATAGGTAAAAAACATTTAAAACATATAGAAAATGTTCAAGAAGGTGGAATAGTAGAAATAGAAAGACCTATTGATATATCAAATGTTGCATTAATAGATCCAAAAACAGGACAACCTACAAGAGTAGGATACAAAATAATAGAAGAAGGAAATGTAATTAAAAAAGTAAGGGTTGCAAAAAAAAGTGGTGAAATAATAGATACTGTTTGGGAAAAAACTAAGTAG
- the rplV gene encoding 50S ribosomal protein L22, giving the protein METTVNEAKAIHRYARISPTKVRQVINLIRGKDVGVALAILQELNKRAARIVEKLLKSAIANAENKGMDIDNLYIKEIKADDGPMLKRYMPRAYGRATMIRRRYSHITIKLAERQ; this is encoded by the coding sequence ATGGAAACTACAGTAAATGAAGCAAAAGCAATACACAGATACGCAAGAATTTCACCTACAAAAGTAAGGCAAGTCATAAATTTAATTAGAGGGAAAGATGTAGGTGTAGCTTTAGCAATTCTTCAAGAGTTAAATAAAAGAGCAGCAAGAATAGTTGAAAAACTTTTAAAAAGTGCAATTGCAAATGCAGAAAATAAAGGCATGGATATTGACAACTTATATATCAAAGAAATAAAAGCAGATGATGGTCCTATGCTTAAAAGGTATATGCCAAGAGCTTATGGAAGAGCTACAATGATAAGAAGAAGATATTCTCATATAACAATTAAATTAGCTGAAAGGCAGTAA
- the rplN gene encoding 50S ribosomal protein L14 has protein sequence MIQRGTYLNTADNSGAKKVQCIGIPKKANFGAQKDVATVGDVITVTVKSALPQGTAKKGKVYKAVVVRTAKEVRRPDGSYVKADDNAVVLLNNNLEPIGTRILGPVAREIRAKGFYRIVSLAPEVI, from the coding sequence ATGATACAAAGAGGAACTTATTTAAATACAGCTGATAATTCAGGTGCTAAAAAAGTACAATGTATAGGAATACCTAAAAAAGCAAATTTTGGTGCTCAAAAAGACGTAGCAACAGTAGGTGATGTCATAACTGTTACTGTTAAATCGGCTTTACCACAGGGTACAGCCAAAAAAGGAAAAGTATATAAAGCAGTAGTTGTAAGAACTGCAAAAGAAGTTAGAAGACCAGATGGAAGTTATGTAAAAGCTGATGATAATGCGGTAGTTTTATTAAATAACAACTTAGAACCTATAGGAACTCGTATCCTTGGACCTGTTGCAAGAGAAATAAGAGCAAAAGGATTTTACAGAATTGTTTCGTTAGCACCGGAGGTAATTTAA